The sequence atacaaaaattagtcgggtgtggtggcgcatacctgtagtcccagctactcaggaggctgaggtgggaggatcctatgagcccaggagatggaggatgCGGTGGGCTGTGATTGtcccactgtactgcagcctgggtgacagagagagactgcatccaaaaaaaaaaaaaatgtttagaattttggagcattttggatttttagatttTCAGGTTGGGGATGCTCAGAGAccagtatttgtttttgtttttttttttgagacggagtctcactctgtcgcccaggctggagtgcagtggccagatctcagctcactacaagctccgcctcccgggtttacgccattctcctgcctcagcctcccgagtagctgggactacaggcgcccgccacctcgcccggctggttttttgtactttttagtagagacggggtttcaccaggttagccaggatggtctcgatctcctgacctcgtgatccgcccgtctcggcctcccaaagtgctgggattacaggcttgagccaccgcgcccggccagagaccTGTATTTGAATGTCATTTGAGGACATCATAACAGCTTAGCCTCCAAAATTACTTTAGtgggtctttttctctttttgagatggagtctcgctctgctgcccaggttggagtgcagtcgcgtgatctcggctcactgcaagctccacctcctgggttcacgccattctcctgcctcaacctccagagtagctggaactacaggcgcccgtcctacgcccggctaatttttggtatttttttagtagagacggggtttcaccatgttagccaggatggtctcgatttcctgatctcgtgatctgcccgcctcggcctcccaaagtgctgggattacaggcgtgagccactgcgcccggcctagtgggtctttttcttccttgtaaaCACCACATCCTTTATCATACCTAAGGGCATTCACattgttgttaatttctttttcttttcctttttttttttttttttttgtttgagacggagtctcactctgttgcccaggctgtagtgcggtggtgagatctcagctcactgcaacctccacctccctggttcaagcgattctcctgcctcagcttcctgagtagctgagattaaaggcacaggccactatgcccagcaaatttttgtatttttagtagagatggggtttcaccagtgttgaccaggctggtcttgaactcctgacctcaggtgatccacctgcctctgcctcccaaagtgccaggattaccggcctgggcaacatggcaaaaccccatctctcatcctaatttttgtatttttagtagagacggggtttctccatgttggccaggctaatctcaaactccaaAAGTGATGtgccccgcctcagcctcccaaagtgctgggactacaggcgtgagccaccgcaactggctaCAGTTGTTAATTTCATTGACTATTCAATCTGTATTCAAATTTCCCCAACATACTTAAAATATGTTGATTATTTCTCCCCCAGTTCGACGAAAAGGGTCTGTTGTGTCCCTTGCCATATCCCACACCCTAGGACGGTGACTGGTGCCTGACAATCACCAGGAGATACATAAATGTTTTTATCCTTGTATGGATTCCTAACTTGTGGGGTTGTTGGGAGCAGAAGATCAATAAATGTGAAACCCCCCACACCCCCTAAACATTTGCCCCATGGCTGTGTCtgctccccactttttttttttctggagatggagtctcgctctgtcgcccaggctggagtgcagtggcgcaatctcggctcactgcaagctccgcctcccgggttcacgccattctcctgcctcagcctcctgagtagctgggactacaggcgcccgccaccgtgcccggctaattttttgtatttttagtagagacggggtttcaccgtggtctcgatctcctgaccttgtgatccgcccgcctcggcctcccaaagtgctgggattacaggcgtgagccaccgtgcccggctgcccCCCACTTTTGAATCTTCATTCTGTACCTCTGTGTGAGGTCAGCGAGGTGACGTCATTTGCACGGGGCCACACAGCAAAATGCATGGCAGGGTCGCAATTCCAACCTGAATTTGTTCAACTCCAAAGTCACATTGCCCGGTACATGGCAGGTGCCCGATAACAAGGATCATTCCTTTTCTCTGTTACTGCTTGTCCCAGAAAGCAGGAGGGACATAAACATATGGCCCAGGGCCTTCAGGAGGAcaccttccttcctctcccccacGGGAAGCCCTCTCCCACCATCCATTAATACTCCCTGCCCCTCAGTCCACAGGAAACGTGTGGATGACACACGAGGAGATGGAGTCCCTTACAGCCACGACCAAGCCCGTGAGTGCCCCCTGCCGGCCGCCTGGGGGGTGGCACTAACCCtctttgggggtgggggcagggaccGAGTCTGTGGCCAGCCGTAAGTCCGCTCCTTGCGTCCTCCTCTGCCTGCCCCTTAACTcaccccttctctcccctcttcctaCTAACGGGTCAGGAGACCAAGGAGATCAGCTGGGAGCAGGTAGGGGACGCGGGGCGGGGCGTGAGCGCATGAACAGGCTGTGCACGACGCATGGATGCTCCTCCTCCGAGCCCTGCCCCTGTCCTCACCAGAACATGCCATCATCCCCATGGGGGGGCGCTGTGCCAAGCTTGGCTCTGGACTGTTCCATTATGGCTTGGTGGTGGGGAGGGTAGAGGGGATGCGATGTGGAAGCCCAGACTGTTGCATAGTCAGCCTTATGCATGGACCATTTCATCATCGTGGATTGTGGGGGCTCTAAGGGGCTTCAATTCTGTAGCTTAGGAGAGACGCTGAGCAGCCGGTGTCCCTATAGTGGAGGGGGCCGGGCCTACAATGGATTGCTCAGTGTACCAGGGCCAAAGAGGAAGCATTGGCTGTGGTGGCGGTGAGGTAGCCAGGCTGAATAAGAAACTGGGGAGGAAGAGCTACACTTTGTTCTCAAGAAACAAGaggcggccaggcgcagtggttcacgcctgtaatcacagcacttttggaggctgaggtgggcagatcacctgaggtcaggagtttgagaccagcctggccaacatggtgaaaccctgtgtctactaaaaatacaaaaattagccgggcacagtggctagcgcctgtaatcccagctacttgggaggctgaggcaggagaatcgcttgaacccaggaggtggaggttgcagtgagccgagattgcaccactgcactccagcatgggtgacagagtgagactccatctcataaaaaccaaacaaataaacaaacaaaaaaatcaagaggTATGAGCTGACTGTTCACGGAGGAATTATGTTTGACTGTGGTCATAGATCACATATTTCCAGCCAGGGGGAGGTGTGGATTTTGTGCTGATGCTGAAAGGAGTGAGGGACTTGGGGCTCATCTGGAATATTGTCCTGGGCCAGATATAACATTAGACAAGTATTTTCAGGACATTGCAAGAGTGATGGCCCTTTCTTAGTGGGAGAGCTGCCTTGAAAGAATCCATTGTCCTGACTTGGGGGTGTGGTGACGTTGGACTGCAGTGAGACAGAGTTAAAGCAGTGCTTCCCCAAATTTAATGGGTAGTggggtggcacgcacctgtagtcccagctacttggaatactgaggcaggaggatcgcttgagcccaagaagccaaggtcaacctgggcaacatagtaagaccctgtctctaaaaaataaacaaatatggctgggcgcagtggctcatgcctgtaatcccagcactttgggaggctgaggtgggcggatctcttgaggtcaggagttcgagactagcctggccaacatggtgaaaccccgtttatactaaaaaatacaaaaatcagccgggtgtggtggcgtgtacctgtaatcccagctactcgaagtttgaggcaagagaattgcttgaacctgggacggggaggttgcagtgacacgagctcatgcctctgcactccagtgtgggtgacatagcagactctgtcagaaagagaaagataaataaaataaaataaaattaaaagaagaaagaaagaaattaaaaaataaatataatgtatatttcaaatcaCCCGAGGgtcttgtgaaaatgcagataCCGACTTCAGTAGGCCTGGCATAAGGTCTGAGATTCTGCAATTCCAGGAAGTCCACAGGTGATGGTGATGCTCTAGGTCTCAGGACCACTGTTTGAGTAGCCAAGAGTATATGTAGTCATGAAGAACTAGGAGACAGCTCTGGATTGGTCCATTATCCTGAGCAGAGATTGGTCATTGTGCTACTATGGGGTGGGAAAAACCTTGGATTGGGAGGTTGGACTGTACCCCTCTCATGCACAGTGGGAAGGGGCCAGAGGGCCTGATTCCTCCCTCACCTGCCCATGGCCCCAGATCCTGGCATATGGCGACATGAACCACGAGTGGGTGGGGAACGACTGGCTGCCCAGCCTGGGGCTGCCCCAATACCGCAGCTACTTCATGGAGTCGCTGGTGGATGCCCGAATGTTAGATCACCTTAACAAGAAGGAGCTCCGGGGCCAACTCAAGATGGTGGACAGCTTTCACAGGTGGGGGCTGCCTGGCCAATGGGTACAGTCCAAAGGGAAGCCCCACCCCAGAGTCTTTGGCCAATGGGATTGGCCATGGGAGATTCCTAGGCTTATCTTGGCCTTTTTAGCCTGAGTTCTCAGGAAATCCTCACTCTGTGCCCCTTTCACCAATGAGATGGTCCACAGGAAAAGTTCAGATCCTGAGATGGCTTGACTAGTTAACCCTGTATCCCCTCCAGGCTGGCCAATAGGAAGTGCCTATTGTTGAAAATGCCTCACCTCCTGAGGGGGTCAACAGTCAATAGAACAGATCAGCTCCCCACCCTTTCCAAGAAGAGCACAGCCAGTGGGGAGGGACCCGTAGGAGCAGCAGCCAGGGGGACTGGAAGGCTCATCCGTGACTCCACTTCTCCTGCTGCTCAGGGTGAGTCTACATTATGGGATTATGTGCCTGAAACGGCTCAACTATGACCGGAAGGACCTGGAGCGGAGGCGGGAAGAAAGTCAGACCCAGATCCGAGGTAAGTCGAGTGTAAGGGCCCCTTTGGGAGCCAGGTGGAGGGTGTAAAGCTggatggggaggagagggggtggggagaggcccGAGAAGAAGATTGGCACCATAACCGAGGGGTGGGGCCAGCGTGGGGGGCATGGCCCGAAGAGAGGAAATGGAGGTGTAGGTATGGGCTAAACTGAACTCTCCAGGCCACGGGAGGGGCATGGCTGAGGGTCCTTTCCGTCCCCAGACGTGATGGTGTGGTCCAATGAGCGGGTCATGGGTTGGGTGTCCGGGCTGGGCCTGAAAGAATTTGCCACGAACCTCACGGAGAGCGGGGTACACGGGGCACTGCTCGCCCTGGACGAGACCTTCGACTACTCCGACCTGGCCTTGCTCCTGCAGATCCCCACGCAGAATGCACAGGTGAGCTGCCGCTGGGCCCGGAGCATGCTGGGCGTCCCCACCTCGCAGACTGCACGCTCCAACCGCCCCCTCCACCTCCTCTTTCCAGGCCCGGCAGCTCCTGGAGAAGGAATTCAGCAACCTTATCTCCTTAGGCACAGACAGGCGGCTGGACGAGGTGAGCGCGGCAGCAGCTCAGAGGGCTCTGCTCCCAGCGGCTCCTCGAGAGGCGGCGCTGAGAGGGCGGGGCCTGACTTTAATTATTAAAGAGTTACGGTTGGAGGCGGGGCCAGGAGAGGGGCGGGGTTAAGGGCGAGGTGATCCCCGGAGAGGGGTGGAGTCAAAGGAAGGGGCGGAGTCAGGCGAGGCCCGAGTCCCTCACCGGCTGCCCGGCTCCTATACCTAGGACAGCGCCAAGTCTTTCAGCCGCTCCCCATCCTGGCGGAAGATGTTCCGGGAGAAGGACCTCCGAGGCGTAACTCCCGACTCAGCTGAGATGTTGCCCCCCAACTTTCGTTCGGCTGCAGCGGGAGCCCTGGGCTCTCCGGGGCTCCCTCTCCGCAAGCTGCAGCCAGAAGGTGGGGGGCTCCCAAATGCGACATCCCCTCCTCGCTTCCCTTGGGTTGGACATGGACCACCTCAGTAGTCCAGGTTCTGGAATGGCCTAGTCCTTTCTCGCCCACCCCTGAAGAATGGACTGCTCCAACGTTCCGCACTCCCCCCTCAggatgaaatggataaatcccACTCCCCCTTCCCAATGCGGGAGTGAACTCGCCCAATGCGAGTTTGAGTCGGAAGGGAGGGAAACCCATGTGGAGCCCGGCGATCGTTGTGACATCGGGAAGGGAAGTCCAAAGGGAGGAATCCTGGACAGGAACAGGGAGGAGGGTGCTCCAGGCTGAACCGCTGCTCGCTCTCCCTCCAGGCCAGACTTCTGGGAGTTCCCGGGCAGACGGCGTTTCGGTCCGGACTTATTCCTGCTAGTGCAGGCCTCCAGGTGAGGACCGTACTGGGCGACCTTGGGGGTGCGGGGCGGCACGGTGGATATTCACTGCTCCACGCGCTGCCCGGCGTCATGCAGGTGACCTCACTCGGACGGAAGAATCTTCCCGAGGCTGGGCTGTTCCCTCTCCTGCCTGGACTGTGGCCTCGCCGGGGAGAGCGGGCGGGGGAACTCGCGCCTAGGACTGGACCATCTGTACAGACCAGCGGGAGTGCGCGCGCCCGCCTCGCACAGGGCCGGGGCCTGGACCAAACCACATGAACTGGACTGAGAGGGGGAAGAAGCGGGCAGGAAGAAATCCCGCCCCAAACGTCCGCCTTCCTTTTCTCTACTTTGTAATTTATTGATCAGTTTCTGTTGGGAGACGGGTGTCCTTTACCCGCGGGAAGGGGGCGGGGCTTCCCTTCCGGGCCGCATGCGGGGAGAGGCTGCCCCTCCCCTTTTTCCTGCCCAGTTGCGGGGCCCAAGTCTTCCTTCTTCGTccgaaaggaggggaggggagactCGCTGCTACAAGCCTCGCCCCCTGTGCCACTCAGCTCCGCCCCGCCGCGTCCGGTCGCCGGTCCCCCGGGTCATCTGCGGGCGGggtcccctctccctcccccgtGTCTCGTGTCCCCGGGGCCTCACCGCCCCCCGTGCTGTGGCCGTGTCCGTGCCCCGGGGGTAGGGGGCGCAGAATGGCGCTCCCCCTTCCCCTCTGGCTCCGGGGTTTGCATGGGAGAATCCTCTTTCCACGATGCCGCTGGGCGACGTGGCGTGGGGGCAGGGGGGCAGTGGGGGAGCCCTCGCCCCCAACTCTCGGTCGGCCTCCCCGCCCCAGGCGTCACTCAGTGATCACGGGTAAAGAGAACTGTTTCAAAAAGCtcctttgttgactttttttttttggtagggggGCGTGTTCAACCAACCTCCTGGagccaggagtccaggcccctcATCCCTCAAGTCTAGGTCCAGGTCCCTAGAGCCTACGCGCATTCCCTGATGCCCTGAGATTCCCAGACCCCACGTCTGACAATGAGGTTTCGGGGAGCACGTTTattcagagaaataaatatgGCTCATGGAAAGGGGTTGGAAGGCAAGGGGAGGTACACCTGTGTCGCAGTCGAGCGGCTGGGTCAGGGTTCCGGCGTTTCCAGCATGTCCGCCAGGGCTCTGGAGAGGAGGACGCCAGAAGTTAAACAGCTGGTGTTCAAAGCTCACCCCAGGACGCTTAGAGATCATTAATCTGCCCATTTCATGGACGAGGAAATGGAGTCCCAGAGTCATCCGATAACTCATAGCGAGACAACCACTTCTCTAAACGGGGTTTCACACACTCTCCTCCCCCAATACACTTACTGATATAGGGAGGAGGAGAAATAGTCCACGTAGCTTCCTGTGGGAGAGCAGAGAAAAGAGGCTTGAGGGGTACTGCACGAGCAAAATTAGGTGGTTACTCAGTATAGCGTGCGAGATTAGTGCTACCGCCACCTCCTTTTCCCTAATTCCCTAATTCCTTCTTCAAACTGAATCCCTTCTACTGGACCCTTTTTCGTTCTGGGTGATTCCGTTCTCCAGCAGCCCCGCCCCTTCGATTCCTACTTGAGTTGACCTCGCCAATTAGGCTCTAGGCCTGCACCTCAGCCCTCCACTCATTTCTGTCCCTTGACTTCAGCAACTCCACCTGGTGTTCCTCGAGCCAGGTCCCGGCCCACGTGCTCACAGCCTTGGCCACGCCTCCTCTCTTAACCCCGCCCCACCAGCCTCCCGGGCCGGTCCCTCAGGTTTGGCTCCGCCCCCACCAGGATTCACCACGCTGGGCCTGACACCTTCCTCAGGTTTTTCCAGGGCCCCGCCGATGCTCACCTGGAGTGCAGACCGTTTCGCAGACCAGCGGGCAGAGATAGCAGAACTGACAGTGCTGGGGGTGGGgacggggagagagagtgagCGTGGGGCGTGGCCGGGGGGGGAGTTAGGATGGGGCCAGGACCAGACCCGGACCAGAGGCTAGGTCTAGGTTAAGGCTGGAGTCAGGATTGCTTGTGGAGTCAAGGTTGCATCGGGGTAAGGGGTTGGGTCAGAGGCCAGGATTTAGGGGTGGGGGTCCTCAGAGGGTCCCGGTGCATCCTAAGGCCCAGTGGAGCCTTGAGTGTGAGGTGAGGTCTCACCTGGCACTGGTCGCAGTGCTCACCCATGTTCTCCTCATCACAGTGACAGTTCTCACATTCAGTGCATCGCTGGGGACCAGGGGAGCCTGGTTAGACGGAAACTCTAACCCCACTTGGGAGACACCTGCCCCTGGTCCACCCCTGCACCCTGGACGCTTCCCCAGACTCTACCCTCTTTATCTCTAACACTGAGCTCTGTATCTGCCCCCGCAAAtcagcctctctcccctcccctgcccctggtttgtttcctttcttccttccttccttcctttccttttttttttttttttttgagagggagtctctctctgttgcccaggctgtagtgcagtggcacaacctcggctcactgcaacctctgtctcccgggttcaagcaattctcctgcctcagcctcctgagtagctgggattacaggtgcatgcaactacgtccggctaattttttgtattttttagtagagatggggtttcaccgtgttagcccggatggtctcgatctcctgaccccgtgttccacctgccctggcctcccaaagttctgggattacaggggtgagccaccatgcccggccctgccCTGGTTTTCTATCTCATGGCGACCCCATGTCCCCCACTCAGGGTGGGCTCAGGTGCTCTCTCTACCCCCTTTCTCCCTATTCTCCCCCTAGACTATCAGCCCCTGTGCCGTCCCTCCTTTCCCCAACTCTCTTTGCCACAGACCCCTGTCTCTGTCCCCACACCCCAGCCTTCAGTCTGTCCTCACCTCACATGCCTACATAAGGATCTCTTCATTCAGAACTGACCCTGGCCTGACCTTGCTCTGAGCCCTCCCACAGCACCACCCCAGGGCCCCTGGGACAGATTCTGGGGACACCTTGGTGGGTGGATCTGGGCTGGGGACATACATTGCAGAAGGAGCAGTAGCCACACAGGGACCCTGGCTGGTAGTTCCCGTACTCCTGAGCGTCCTGTGGACCTGCGGGGACAGAAGGGCAGCAGTGACCCAGGCTGACTTGGTTTCTCCACACCCACACCAGCCCAGGCCACTTACCTGTGTCCTCACCGCTTTCCTCCTCACTGGAGGCACCTCCAGCCTCCTCTCTCCCGTCCAGTGGGTTGGGGATGATGGTGAAGTGGGGCTCAtcttcctccagcccctcctcttcctcctcgcTGTGGTCTCGACTCAGTGGGGCCCCAACTTcagtcctctcttctctcctctcctcctcttcttcctcctcctcctccttgttttccttttcttcctcttcctgatTCAGGCTGAGGCCATGaccttcctcctcatcctcctcatcTTCCTGGTCCGGGCTGCCATGGTGGGTGCCTTTCGCTCCCTGCTCTGAACTTTCATCATCTTCCTCATGGGAGCCGGgatcctcttccttctccttttcctcctcagaATCATCCTCCCTCAAATGGCTTCTATCCTTGACCACTGTGTGTCCTGGGGGGTGATGACTCATCTCTTTGATGGACCCTCTTTGACCATGGCCAGTTTCTTCATCTTGGTGGCTTTGCCTGTGGTTGGGGACCTGGTGGGCAAGCTCAGCGGAGacctcctcatcttcctccctggggactctgtggtggtgatggtgagggACGTCTGTTTTATACTCATCTTGGAAGTCCTCTTCCTCACTCTTGTGGCCTTGAGGTTGGTGGCTTGCAACACGGTGGCTGAACTGGACTGTgatctcctcttcttcctcttcctcatctaCAAGGCCATGGTGGACACGTTGGGGACCCTGGTGCCAATGTTCAGTGGACACATCCTCATCTTCTTCCTCGTCTCTGTGGCCTTGGTGCCTGTGGTCAGGGACATGATTGTTGTGTTCACCTGAGACAGGCtcatccttttcctttctgtGGTCTTGGTGCCTGTGAGCCTGGTGTCCATACTCAGTGgagacatcatcatcatcatcatcatcttcttctttGTGGCCTCGGTGTCTGTGGCTGGGGCCGTGATGGTGGTGTTCATCTGAGACATCTTCATCCTCTTCACTCCCGTGGCCTCGGTGCCTGTGAGCCTGGTGTCCATACTCATTGGagacatcatcaccatcatcatcatcatcatcaccatcatcatcatcatcatcatcatcatcatcgtcatcttCTTCGTGGCCTTGGTGCCTGTGGCTGGGGCCATGATGGTGGTGTCCATCTGAGACATCCCCATCCTCTTCACTCCCGTGGCCTCGGTGCCTGTGGGCCTGGTGTCCATACTCAGTGgtgacatcatcatcatcatcgtcatcttCTTCGTGGCCTTGGTACCTGTGGCTTGGGCCATTATGATGGTGTCCATCTGAAACATCCTCATCCTCTTCACTCCCGTGGCCTCGGTGCCTGTGGGCCTGGTGCCTATACTCAGTGGAgacaacatcatcatcatcatcatcatcatcatcgtcatcttCTTCGTGGCCTTGGTGCCTGTGGCTGGGGCCATGATGGTGGTGTCCATCTGAGACATCCTCATCCTCTTCACTCCTGTGGTCTCGGTGCCTGTAGGCCTGGTGCCTATACTCAGTGGagacctcctcttcctcctcctcctcctcgtcctcttcTCCTTCATCATCTTCCCCATCATGGCCTCGGTGTCCATGCCTGAGGATATGATGGCGATGCTCACTGGACACAACTTCGTCCTCATCCTCGTCTTGATGGCTGTGGCTCCTGTGGCTGGGGAGGTGGTGCCTGTGCTCAGCTGAGTCTTCCGTGTCTTCACTCCCGTGGCCTCTGTGCCCACGGGCCTGCCCACCATGCTGTGCAAAGACCTCCTCACCTGAGACATCCTCGTCTCCAACCTCATGGTCTTGGGACCTGTGGCCTGGGAGTAGGTGCTCATATTCCTTGGGGACGTCTTCATCCTCCTTGTCACGGTCTGGGTGGCTCCAGAAATGATGTCCATTCTCTGTGGAAACATCCTTGTTCCCATCTGGATGGTTTCTCGGGCTGTGGAGGTGGTGGCCAAGCTCTGCCGATGCCTCCTGGGAGAGCCCGGTGACTCCGGCGTTGTTGTTCCAGTTGCTGAAGCCCAGCCCGGCCCCTCTCAGCTGCTGGGTCATGGCCGAGGGGAGGAGCAGGCTGGCCACCCCAGCCCAGAGGACAGCAGTGTGCAGCCATGGCCTACGGTGGCCCATGGGGACGGACAGGCAGCACTGACTCCAGCTGCCTCTGCGGCGAGGTGGACGAATGTTGGGGTCTTTGTCCCTTTGGGGtcagtctctttttttctctgtgtctctccttTGCTTTGTCCTTTCGGTCTCTGTCCACCTTCCTCTGGTCCTTGCTGCCTGGCTCTGGACACCCCTCTGAGGCTGTCCCCGGAGCCCCCTGACCCCCCTCTGGGGCcctccctccccattccccaGCCAATAGggtctttcccctcccctctctccggCTAAATTTACTCTCAGCCCTGAGTTATTCTGGGTCAGTCCCCGCCTGCcgcctcctgctcctcctcctcccagctggGGAGGCGACCAGTGAGGGGTCTCTCCCTGGCCAGGAGATGGGGGCCAAGGGACTTGACTTTGACCTACCAACAAGCTCATGTTTGGCAGCTGCAAAGAAAAAGGCTAGACTTTTAGCAGGTTTTTGGGGGAGCCTGGGGCACCTGGGGGAGGCAGAAGAGACTTATCAGAGGGGAGAGGCCCCTCGCATGGAAGGACTGGGGGTTTGACTGTGGGGTGCTTCCAGCCGGAATGACACGCGCTGGTGAGAGAGTGATGCCAGTGTTGAGGCCCTGGAAGGGGGGGAAAGGAACATGGCCCCCAACACACGTGCCCATGACCTCCTGTCCCTGGAACTCAGATTTGGGGGCAGGAACTGGGCTAGGCCAGGGCTATAAATACAGCTGGGAGGGGTAGGGGGACTCAGGTTACGGAGGCCACAGCTGTCCCCGTCACAGAGGGCTGGCAGGAGACAAGTGGCCTTGCCCGTCTCTGTGTTTCAGTATCTCCTGCTCCTCACCGGTCATGACTGCCCCCACTACCATCTCCCTTCCTGTTCACAGgtcctcctctctcttccattCCGTCATCTGCTCTCTCAGGGTCCCTGTCCCTCCTCCATGGCAttgcctctccctctccctctgggCTTCCGTCCCGCTCTCATCTGAGTGTCTGTCCTCCACCCAAGTCTgtgtccctctctctcccctgtgCCCTCTCCCCTAAATCTCTGGCCCCTCCTTTCTGAGTTCCTGCCCTTTGCCCAATTCTTTGGTTTTTCATCCTCCTCTGCCCCTTGCCTCAGTCAAGGTGTCTCCTCCCCATCTCTGGCATccacctct comes from Macaca fascicularis isolate 582-1 chromosome 19, T2T-MFA8v1.1 and encodes:
- the HRC gene encoding sarcoplasmic reticulum histidine-rich calcium-binding protein isoform X2, translating into MGHRRPWLHTAVLWAGVASLLLPSAMTQQLRGAGLGFSNWNNNAGVTGLSQEASAELGHHLHSPRNHPDGNKDVSTENGHHFWSHPDRDKEDEDVPKEYEHLLPGHRSQDHEVGDEDVSGEEVFAQHGGQARGHRGHGSEDTEDSAEHRHHLPSHRSHSHQDEDEDEVVSSEHRHHILRHGHRGHDGEDDEGEEDEEEEEEEEVSTEYRHQAYRHRDHRSEEDEDVSDGHHHHGPSHRHQGHEEDDDDDDDDDDDVVSTEYRHQAHRHRGHGSEEDEDVSDGHHHNGPSHRYQGHEEDDDDDDDVTTEYGHQAHRHRGHGSEEDGDVSDGHHHHGPSHRHQGHEEDDDDDDDDDDDDGDDDDDDGDDVSNEYGHQAHRHRGHGSEEDEDVSDEHHHHGPSHRHRGHKEEDDDDDDDVSTEYGHQAHRHQDHRKEKDEPVSGEHNNHVPDHRHQGHRDEEEDEDVSTEHWHQGPQRVHHGLVDEEEEEEEITVQFSHRVASHQPQGHKSEEEDFQDEYKTDVPHHHHHRVPREEDEEVSAELAHQVPNHRQSHQDEETGHGQRGSIKEMSHHPPGHTVVKDRSHLREDDSEEEKEKEEDPGSHEEDDESSEQGAKGTHHGSPDQEDEEDEEEGHGLSLNQEEEEKENKEEEEEEEEERREERTEVGAPLSRDHSEEEEEGLEEDEPHFTIIPNPLDGREEAGGASSEEESGEDTGPQDAQEYGNYQPGSLCGYCSFCNHCQFCYLCPLVCETVCTPGSYVDYFSSSLYQALADMLETPEP
- the HRC gene encoding sarcoplasmic reticulum histidine-rich calcium-binding protein isoform X1, translating into MGHRRPWLHTAVLWAGVASLLLPSAMTQQLRGAGLGFSNWNNNAGVTGLSQEASAELGHHLHSPRNHPDGNKDVSTENGHHFWSHPDRDKEDEDVPKEYEHLLPGHRSQDHEVGDEDVSGEEVFAQHGGQARGHRGHGSEDTEDSAEHRHHLPSHRSHSHQDEDEDEVVSSEHRHHILRHGHRGHDGEDDEGEEDEEEEEEEEVSTEYRHQAYRHRDHRSEEDEDVSDGHHHHGPSHRHQGHEEDDDDDDDDDDDVVSTEYRHQAHRHRGHGSEEDEDVSDGHHHNGPSHRYQGHEEDDDDDDDVTTEYGHQAHRHRGHGSEEDGDVSDGHHHHGPSHRHQGHEEDDDDDDDDDDDDGDDDDDDGDDVSNEYGHQAHRHRGHGSEEDEDVSDEHHHHGPSHRHRGHKEEDDDDDDDVSTEYGHQAHRHQDHRKEKDEPVSGEHNNHVPDHRHQGHRDEEEDEDVSTEHWHQGPQRVHHGLVDEEEEEEEITVQFSHRVASHQPQGHKSEEEDFQDEYKTDVPHHHHHRVPREEDEEVSAELAHQVPNHRQSHQDEETGHGQRGSIKEMSHHPPGHTVVKDRSHLREDDSEEEKEKEEDPGSHEEDDESSEQGAKGTHHGSPDQEDEEDEEEGHGLSLNQEEEEKENKEEEEEEEEERREERTEVGAPLSRDHSEEEEEGLEEDEPHFTIIPNPLDGREEAGGASSEEESGEDTGPQDAQEYGNYQPGSLCGYCSFCNRCTECENCHCDEENMGEHCDQCQHCQFCYLCPLVCETVCTPGSYVDYFSSSLYQALADMLETPEP